The nucleotide window GCTGGGCGAGGGCGTGTCGGTGACTGGGCGGCTGTCCGACGCGGCCATGGAGCGCACGCTCGATGCTTTGCGCCAATGCCGCAACAAGTTGCGCGACCACCAGCCCACCCGCATGCGGCTGATCGCCACCGAGGCCTGCCGCGCCGCCGAGAACGGCCCCGCCTTTCTCGATCGCGTCCGCAATGAAATCGGGCTTGATCTCGAAATCGTCGACCGCCGTACCGAGGCCGAACTGGCCGTCACTGGATGCGCCGACCTGATCGACAGCGCGGCGCAGGGCGCCTTGATGTTCGATATTGGCGGCGGCTCATCCGAACTGGCATGGCTCGATTTCCGCGGCGGCAGGCCGCGCGCCCAGGGGCGCATGTCGGCCTCGATTCGCTCCTGGCAGTCGCTGCCGGTGGGCGTGGTCTCGATCGCCGAAAAATTCGGTGGCGTCGATGTGACCCCTGAGGTTTTCGAGGCCATGGTCGACTATGTCGGCTCGCATCTGAGGCAGTTCCGGGGCCGCGAAAAGCTCAAGCAGATGATCGGCACCCATCCGGTACACCTGATCGGCACCTCGGGTACGGTCACCACGCTGGCGGGGCTGCATCTGGGCCTGGAACGCTATGAGCGGCAAAAGGTCGATGGGCTCTGGATGCGGCGCGACCAGGTGGACCAGACGATGCGCGCGCTGCTCGGCATGCCCTTTGACCGCCGCGTCGCCCACCCCTGTATCGGCAAGGATCGCGCCGATCTGGTGCTGCCCGGCTGCGCTATTTTCGAGGCTATCCGCCGCGAATGGCCGACCGAGCGCGTGCGCGTGGCCGACAGGGGGTTGCGCGAGGGGATCTTGATCTCGTTGATGGATGCCGACCGCTCGCATAAGCGGCCCAATCGTTACCCCAGGAGGCAGGGCAATGGCCAATAACAAGGCTCTGGGCACGGGCGGCCGGAAGTCCGACAAGGACCTTAAGATCCGGGTGAAGACCGCCAAGGGCCGCAAGGTCGCCTCGACCAAATGGCTCGAGCGCCAGCTCAACGATCCCTATGTGGCGCGCGCGCGCGCCGAAGGCTATCGCTCCCGCGCGGCCTTCAAGATCAAGGAAATGGACGAAAAGCAGCGCTTTTTCAAAAAGGGCATGCGCGTCGTCGATCTGGGCGCGGCGCCGGGCGGCTGGTCGCAGGTAGCGGCCAAGGCCGTCGGCTCGACCGTCGAAAATCCGCTGGTGGTCGGCATCGACTATCTCGATATGGACCCTATTCCCGGCGTTATCCTCTTCAAGAAGGATTTCACCGAGGACGATGCGCCGGCCTTGCTGATCGAGGCCCTGGGCGACCACAAGGCCGATGTGGTCATGAGCGACATGGCCTGGCCCACGACCGGCCACCGCGCCACCGATCACCTGCGTATCGTGCATCTCGTAGAGATCGCCGCCGATTTCGCCATCCAGGTACTGGCGCCGGGCGGATCCTTCGTCGCCAAAGTGTTTCAAGGCGGCACCGAGCATGAGCTGTTGCACATGCTCAAACGCCACTTCTCCTCGACCTTCCATATCAAGCCGCCCTCGAGCCGCAAGGACTCGGCGGAGGCGTACCTCGTTGCGAAGGGGTTTAAGGGCTCGACACCGGCCGACGGCGAAATCACTCCGGTGGAGTGATTTCAGGTGTCGAGGCCACGAGACCTGCGGTCGAGTGGCGGGCGAAGCGGGCGACGAACAGGCCGCCCGCCTTTGCTGACGATCAGGCCGCGTCGCGGCCATAGCGCGCGATGACATCCGCCAGCCCGACATGACCGAGACAGGCGCCCGAGCCGCGGGGTGTGTCGCCGTTCTCGATGGCGGTGGCGAAGACGACGGCGGGGTCGGCCTCCAGCCGCCGCCTTATGGCAGCAAGACGCGGCCAGCGCTCCGGCGCGGCGACACCATGGAAATCGAGCCAGCGCGCCACCCCGATCAATACGCCATCGGCCAGGCTCGGCCGCTCGCCCACCAGATAAGGCCCGTCGCCGACAAGGGCTTCGAGCTTGTCATGGCGGCCGATCACCCCCTCCTTGCCGATCTTGTGCAGCACCGAGATTGTGCCCGGATCGGGCTCTTCCATCTCCAGCGCTATCCAGAGCGGGCTGAAGGATCCGGTAAAGCCGGTATTGATGAAGCCGAGCATCTGCCACATGCGGTTCGCTTCGGGCGAACCGGGAGTGAAGCTGACCCGGTGCTCGGTATCCTGCGCAGCGAGCCATTGGGCGATGGCCATGGTCTCGCTGACGGGCCTGCCGTCTGGCGTGATCAGGGCAGGGGTTTCATGCCGGCCATTGATGCGGGCATAGGTGGGCTCACGCATTTCGCCCAGCATGTCCACGCGGCACAGGCGATAGGGTTGCCCGAGCCAT belongs to Devosia sp. XK-2 and includes:
- a CDS encoding Ppx/GppA phosphatase family protein; translated protein: MTEPVRSALVSALVDEAGAGVSSGTDREGRGRASPPRTPDQRTPNAPHPRRGRGPLYAALDLGTNNCRLLIARPHDRGFRVLDGFTRIVRLGEGVSVTGRLSDAAMERTLDALRQCRNKLRDHQPTRMRLIATEACRAAENGPAFLDRVRNEIGLDLEIVDRRTEAELAVTGCADLIDSAAQGALMFDIGGGSSELAWLDFRGGRPRAQGRMSASIRSWQSLPVGVVSIAEKFGGVDVTPEVFEAMVDYVGSHLRQFRGREKLKQMIGTHPVHLIGTSGTVTTLAGLHLGLERYERQKVDGLWMRRDQVDQTMRALLGMPFDRRVAHPCIGKDRADLVLPGCAIFEAIRREWPTERVRVADRGLREGILISLMDADRSHKRPNRYPRRQGNGQ
- a CDS encoding RlmE family RNA methyltransferase; amino-acid sequence: MANNKALGTGGRKSDKDLKIRVKTAKGRKVASTKWLERQLNDPYVARARAEGYRSRAAFKIKEMDEKQRFFKKGMRVVDLGAAPGGWSQVAAKAVGSTVENPLVVGIDYLDMDPIPGVILFKKDFTEDDAPALLIEALGDHKADVVMSDMAWPTTGHRATDHLRIVHLVEIAADFAIQVLAPGGSFVAKVFQGGTEHELLHMLKRHFSSTFHIKPPSSRKDSAEAYLVAKGFKGSTPADGEITPVE
- a CDS encoding glutathione S-transferase family protein yields the protein MEPILVYGHPAGSSMGLVAALEWLGQPYRLCRVDMLGEMREPTYARINGRHETPALITPDGRPVSETMAIAQWLAAQDTEHRVSFTPGSPEANRMWQMLGFINTGFTGSFSPLWIALEMEEPDPGTISVLHKIGKEGVIGRHDKLEALVGDGPYLVGERPSLADGVLIGVARWLDFHGVAAPERWPRLAAIRRRLEADPAVVFATAIENGDTPRGSGACLGHVGLADVIARYGRDAA